GGACTCTACACTCTACCATTATGTGACAGCGGTACTTAACTCCTCTATATCAAGGGTTTTTCCAGAGATCTGGAACCGTGAAAAAGTGCGAAATACCAACAATTTATACCCGAAGATGCTTAAGAGGTTTCCGATTACATTTCCTAAAAATGAACTCACAGAGACTTTAATAAATACAACAACTCGTTACCTGATTTATCTCAACAGTCAAAAACATACAGCAAACGTTTACTCCTTACCAGATTACCAGAGACTAATTGAGTTTTATAAAAGAATCTCAGATCTTTTGATCCTGGACACATATATTACAGATGATCTTGATCCGAGATTCATTGAAATCCTTACCGAAAACATTGTCTCAGCGGAAGATGAATTCGAATACAGTAACGATATGAGCCTTTTAATTGCACTGCAGGAAATAAAGAAGAATATCCTGGAAAATTCTGATTTCCGGAAATGTAAGTTCACCAATGAGTTTACAAATATTCTTGCTACCTTGAAAAACAACGGAGTCTGGTAAAAAAGTTCAGGTGACTCAAATAGAGGGCGAAGCAGCTTTAGCTTCAGAGTTGCATATTACCCTCTTACGAGTTACGATAATCCTTATTATTTAACTAAAGACAACCTTGAGTTATTCGTTGCCTTCAAGGTAATCTCTCATAATCTTTATAGCACAGTATTCGCCGCACATGGAGCAAGGGCCTGTTCTGGGACACATATCCTTTGGTCTGTCAGAATCAAGGGCGAGCTCCATCTGTCCTTCCCAGTCAAAGCGGGCACGTTTTTGGGCAAGCAGCAAATCCTTGTTGCTCATCCCATATTTAATGGAATCTCCTATATGGGCAGCTATCTTGAAAGCAACCAGCCCTTCCCTTACCTGCTCTGGACTTGGAAGTGAAAGGTGCTCTGCGGGCGTAATGTAACACAGGTAGTCCGCCCCTGCCCCGCTTGCCATGCTGGCCCCTACTGCACCTGCAATATGATCATAGCCAACGGCAATATCCGTGGGCAGTGGTCCTGCAACAAATAGAGGGAAATTTGATTTTGACTTATACAGCTTAACGTGGGCAGGAATATCTGCTGCCTGTATGTGCCCGCCCATGCCTTCTATTATAACCTGTACACCCTCCTCATTGGCCTTATTCGCAAGCTTGACATTGGTATCAACTTCCATCATCTGGGCACCGTCTCTCAGATCGTGAATGCAGCCACTTCGCATAGTGTTTCCCAGGGAAAGAACTACATCCTTCTTCCTGAGAATATCAACTATCTCGTCAAAATACTCTATAAAAGGATTCTCACA
The genomic region above belongs to Methanosarcina horonobensis HB-1 = JCM 15518 and contains:
- the thiC gene encoding phosphomethylpyrimidine synthase ThiC, whose product is MRHTQIDYARSRRLTPEMKQIIEIENIDEDILLSRVAEGSLVIMTRKGCPPVAIGKGASTKVNVNLGTSTAKINVDAEIEKVKIADKYGADTITDLSMGGDIRTIRERVLENSKLPITTVPIYQTTMECGMKEVTADDILSYIKAHVDEGVSSVVLHCVDKETLKKLKGMGRVMGMVSKGGSLTSVYMLTNGCENPFIEYFDEIVDILRKKDVVLSLGNTMRSGCIHDLRDGAQMMEVDTNVKLANKANEEGVQVIIEGMGGHIQAADIPAHVKLYKSKSNFPLFVAGPLPTDIAVGYDHIAGAVGASMASGAGADYLCYITPAEHLSLPSPEQVREGLVAFKIAAHIGDSIKYGMSNKDLLLAQKRARFDWEGQMELALDSDRPKDMCPRTGPCSMCGEYCAIKIMRDYLEGNE